Part of the Chloroflexota bacterium genome, GGTGGCCGCCTTCTTCATCATGATCCCGTACGGCAAGCTGGCCCACGTGGTGTACCGCTACTCGGCGCTGGTCCGAAACGCCATCGAGGAGCGCCGCGCCGCGGCGCTGCACGTCGGCGGCCACTGATCGTTTCGAGTGTCGGGCGGGGGATCCCCCACCTGACACTTTGACAGAATTCGGGCGTCAG contains:
- the tcuB gene encoding tricarballylate utilization protein TcuB (with CitA (TcuA) catalyzes the oxidation of tricarballylate to cis-aconitate; originally thought to be involved in citrate utilization), with protein sequence VAAFFIMIPYGKLAHVVYRYSALVRNAIEERRAAALHVGGH